In Pseudonocardia sp. DSM 110487, the sequence GCAGGCAGCCGACCAGCGAGTGGACCAGCACCCGCGCGTCGTCGAACCGATATCCCAGCGAGTAGAGGCAGTGGACGGCGACCGGCACGGTGAGGAGCACCGCGAAGCGCCCGGACCAGCGGTGAACAGCGGGGAGCCCGGGCAGGTGGAGCCTGATCCGGCCTTCCAGGACCAGCGCCGTGAAGATCTGGACGAGGGCGAGGACGAACGCGAGGGTCGTCAGCCACGCCTTGACGTACAGGGTCCCGGTGAACCATGGCATGGCGAGCGAGAGGTTGGCCGGGGTGTGCAGCCTCCCGTACACGCCGAGCACGACGGCCACGGACGTACCGACCGCCACGGGTACCACGAGCCGCACCCACTGCACGGCCACGGGCGGCGGAGCCCCTTGCGCCTGCCGGGCCGATGCGCGGGGCCGCGTGAGGTCCGGTTCGGGCAACGTCATCGGGGGACCACCGGGTCTCCACCGTCGATGCGCTGCACCTCGACCTTCGCACCCGCGAACTCGAGACCGCCGATGTCGTTCGGATCGAGCGCGGGCGCAGGCCCCCTGTTCCCGGCCGCGTTGTTGATCCCGACCTGGCGCCCGCTGGGCAGGACGATCCAGCCGATGCGGTTGGGCTTTCCGTCCACGGTGGCCTTGCCCTCGTAGATCCCTGCCGGTGGTCCGGCCACCGCCGCCGAGAACGGCAGCTGCTGTTCCGCGACGGTGACCGTCCCGAGGGCCGCGTTCTCGGTGAGTGTCGCGGTGAGCTGGGCACCGTTTCGCCCCTGCAGATTCACCTGCTCGCCGGACACCGTCCCTTCCAGCCAGGCCTCGATCCGCTCCCCGTCGCAGATGTAGGCGGACGCCTCCTCACCCGCCACTGCCACCGCCACCGTCATCTCGTTGCCACTGGAGTGGCCGATGAAGACGGATTCCCGGGTGGGCGCGGCGGAGGTGGTCGGGGCCGGCGTGGCGGGAGCCGACGTGTCCGCGATCGCGAGGGGTGGTGGTGCGGGGGCCGCCGCGCCCACGACCGCGGCGGGCGTTCGCACCATGCTCACGACGAGAACGATGGCGGCGAGCACGCCGACAGCGGCCATGGTGATCAATGGTCCACGTGTTCTCATGTTTCCCCCCGTACGACCGAGTCAGCACATTGCGTCACGCAGCCGTTGCACGTTGCTCTCTACCACCTGCCGACCGTCCGTGCCACGGACTCGGAAGCAATACGCCGCCGCCGGTTCCGTCGCGACCGTCAAGGTCGTCGCGTCGCCAGCAGGCTCGTCGCGAGGTCCCTCGCCCTGCCTCGTCACGACGACGGTGTATGTGAGCCCGGGAGTGCCTGACCAGCTCAACCTGGTGGCGAGGGCACCGAGCGGATCAGGGGGCGCGAGGTTGATGGCCGGCACGCCCGACGGGCTGGTGGCCGGCAATGGGCTGTCGTTCGTTCTCGAAGCCCCGATCGTCGAGATGAGGACACCGCCGACGACGATCAGGGCCGCCGCCACCGCTGCGCCGATGACGAGTGGACCCCGCGAGCGACGGTGGTGTCCAGGCGCCGCCGTCGGAGTCACGGTCGGAGTCGGCGGCGGGCCCGGGGCGGGAACGGTCAGCTCATCGGCCCCCGGGTCGACCACCGGCCCTGCGGCAACCGCGGGCAGGGCGTGGGTCTGCGCCAGGTCATCCCCCAGCTGTGCCAGCTCGTCCGCGATGACGCTGAGCCCGGGCCGCTCCGCCGGGTCCTTCGCGAGCATGGCCGAGACCAGCCGGTTTACTCGCTCGCTGACGGAGATGCCCGCGGGCCACGAGACCGGTTCCTCGAGGACCCGCCGGATGCGTTCGGCGTCCGACTCGCCCCATCGCAACGCGAACGGGGCACGACCGGTCAGCATCGCGTAGAGGGTCGCGCCGAGCCCGTACACGTCCGTCCGCTCGTCGATCCGGCCCGCGTGCCCGAGGGCTTCCGGAGCCGCATAAGCGGGGTTGAAGCCGGTGGCGGTGTTGCCGCGGTAGTCGCGCAGGACGGCGAGCCCGAAGTCGGCCAGCACGGGCGCGCCCGAGGGGCGGATGAGCACGTTCTGCGGCGTGACGTCGCCGTGGATCACCTGAGCGGCGTGGGCGGCGAGCAGGGCGATCGCGATCCGGTACCCGAGCTCCGCGGCCTCCGGTTCCGGGAGCGCCCCGCCGCGACGGACCACGAGCTCCTGGAGCGAGCTGTCACACAGCTCCGTGACCAGGTACGGCCTGCCGTCCGGGAGAAGGCCCGCGTCGTACACCCGTATCACGTGCAGGTGGTCGTCGAGGCGGCTCACCGCCTGGCATTCGGCTCGGAACTGGTCGGTCACCGCCGGGTCGTGCAGGGCGACCCGGAACACCTTCAGCGCCACCCACCGCCCGAGGTGGGCCTGGCGCGCGCGATAGACGTCGGCGAAGCCACCTGCGCCGATGGGTGAGAGGTCGACCAGTCCGGACAGCCTCGGGGTCTCGGCAGGCCCCGCTGTCCTCATGCACCAAGCGTAACGGCGTAGGACGAATCGCCCACTCCTCTGACGAAACGAGTTAGTTTCTGCCCGTCGGCCGAGGGGGAACCGGGGGACGAGCATGCGACTGACCGTGGAGGACGACGCCACGGGTGTCAGAAGCGACGTCCACGTCGACTGTGCGCCCTCGGATCGGATCGGCGACGTCCTGGGCATGGTCAGCGCTGTCCTGCCGGTGCGCGGCACGCCGGTGGTGGACGGCGCCCCTCTCCCGCTCGACAATGCGGTGGCGGGCTCGCCGCTGCGGGAGGGCAGCGTGCTGCACTACGGCCGCACGCCCCAACTCTCTCCCGTCCGATCCGCCCCGCCACTCGTGCTGCGGGTGGTGTCCGGTGTCGCCGCCGGGACCGAGCTTCCCCTCGTGCCCGGCCAGGTCGTGATCGTCGGGCGCGCAGCATCGTGCCAGCTCGTGCTCGACGACCCCGACGTCTCCCGCCAGCACGCCCAGCTGGTCGTCGGCCGGAACCGGGTGACCCTCGCCGATCTCGGTTCCCGCAACGGCGTGCAGCTGGACGGGCGAACGGTTGCGGGGGCCGCGGACGTCGACGGCAAGGTGATCCAGATCGGCGGGAACCGCCTGGTGGTCGAGGCGTTCCGGGACAGGGCGGCTGTCGTGGGACGCGGGGATTCCGGCGAGGTCCTGCTCAACCGGACCCCCAGGTCCCGACCGGTTCGCTTCGAGCCACCCACCGTGGCGATGCCGGCTCACCCGGTCGATGACGACGATCGCGGCTTCCCCGTGCTGCCCGCTCTGCTCCCGCTGGTCGCCGCGGTGGTGATGGCCCTCGTACTGCGGAATGCGATCTTCCTCCTGTTCGGTCTGCTGAGCCCGCTCATGCTGATCGGCAGCTGGTGGACGGAGCGGCGTCGCCGGCAGCGCCGTGGGCTGCGCAACGAGGAGTCGTACCGTTCCAAGCTGACCTCGGCCATGCTCCGCATCGAGGCGGCCACGGACGACGAGGACGCCGACCTGCGGGCCGGCTGGCCGGACCCGGCGACGACGGTGCGCACGGCGATCACACCGAGGCGGGAGTTGTGGGAACGACAGCCCGCCGACGACGACTGGCTCGCGATCCGGCTGGGCCGGGCCGACCGCCCGGCGGCCGTGAAGATCACGGGTGAGCCGCCCGATGGCTGGTCACCCCCCATGCTGCGGCTGGCTCCGCTCGGGGTGAGCTTGGTCGACCAGCCGATGCTCGGCATCGCGGGTCCGTCCGGCTGGCTCGACGCCCAGCTGGCCTGGGTGGTCACCCAGCTGGCCGTGCACCACAGCCCGGACGAACTGCGACTCGCGATCGTCGCTCCGGACGCCGACGAGGAACAGCTCGGCTGGCTGCGCTGGCTGCCCCACCTCAGGGCAGATGACGGCTCCGTTCGAGCCGGGTGGGACCCGGCGGGCGCCGAACAGACGATCAAGTTCCTGGGGGACGAGCTGCAACGCCGCTCCGCCGAGCGGGCTCGCGGATCGTCGTCCGACCGGTCCACCCGACCGGACCTGGTCGTCGTGCTCGCCGGCACCGCTGATCTGCGCCGCCGTCCCCAGCTCACCAACCTCCTGAACCGCGGGCCGGCCGCAGGCCTGCGGTTCGTCTGCGTCGAGACCGACGAACGCCGGCTCCCCGACGGTGCGCGGTCGCGCCTGGTGGCCACGGGGAGGGACGTGGTCCTGCGGATCGACCGCGGGGAGTCCCGGACGGTCGTCCCCGACGAGATCGCCCCGACCATCGCCGAGCTGGTGGCACGGTCCCTTGCCCCGATACGCCGGGTCGGCGACGCACCGGGACAGGACATTCCGGCGTCCGTCCGGCTGATCGCGCTGGCCGGCGAACCCGCGATCGACGAGATCCGGGCCGCGTGGGGACTGTCGCACGACCAGACGGAGGTCGTCATCGGCGCGGACGCCGACGGCCCCGTCCTCGTGGACATCGCTCGCGACGGACCACATGCCCTGGTTGCGGGCATCTCCGGTTCGGGCAAGAGCGACTTCCTGCGGACGCTGATCGCCGGCCTGGCGAGGGCCAACCCGCCGACGGGACTCAACTTCCTCTTCCTCGACTACAAGGGCGGCGCCACCTTCAAGGACCTGGACTCCCTGCCGCACGTCGTCGGATCGGTCACGAACCTGAACACGCGGCTCGCGGCCAGGGCCTTGTCGTCGCTGCGCGCCGAGCTCAACCGGCGGCAGGCGCAGCTGGCCGCCGCGGGTGCCGAGGACCTCGCCGACTACCGGCGGCGGGCGGCGGCCGATCCGGGGTTGCCGCCGTTCCCCCGACTCGTGGTGGTCGCCGACGAGCTGGCCGAGCTCAAGGAACAGCTGCAGTCGCTTGTCGACGGCCTCGTCAACGTGGCGCGGGTCGGCCGCTCGCTTGGCGTCCACCTGATACTCGCCACGCAGAAGGCGGCGGGCGTCGTCGACGGGCAGATCCGCGCCAACACCGACCTCCGCGTGTGCCTGCGGGTCAAGGAGACCGGCGACAGCCAGGACGTGATCGATACCCCGGAGGCCGCGTACCTCCCGAGCGCCTACCCCGGCCGGGCCCTGCTCGTCCGGGGCAGCGGGCCTGCGCAGTTGCTGCAGACGGCCCGGGTCACAGCGCCGAGGCGCTCGGCGTCGGGAACCGTCCGGCGCGCCGTGGCGATGCGCTGGTTCGACGTCGCCGCTCCGCCGCCGCCCGCCGACGGAGCCACCGACGAGCTGACCACGGACCTGAACGTGCTGGTGGACGCCGTGCGCGCCGCCGCACACGCAGAGGGCCTCGCCCCGCCCTATCGGCCGTGGCTGCCGCCCCTGCCCACCACGCTCGCCCTCGACACACTGCCGCCGACGAGGTTCGCGATCCCCCTCGGGCTGTGGGACCGACCGCAGGACCAGCGGCAGGACGTCCTGGAGGTGCCGCTCGGGTCGGGCCACCTCGCGATCGTGGGGAGCGGGCGCAGCGGGCGCACCACCGCGCTGCGCGCGGTCGCCGTCGGCCTCGCCCGCGCCGCCGGCCCGGCCGAGCTGCACCTCCACGTCGTCGACGGATTCGGAGGGCTGGCCGGGCTCGACGCGCTGCCCCACACCGGGGTCGTGGTCGGTCCCGACGATGCCGAACGGCTCGAACGGCTGCTCACCCGGCTCGCCGCGACGATGCGGGACCGGCGACGGGACTTGAGCCGGCTCGGAGCGACGAGCGTCGCCGAACTGTGGTCGCGGAACGCGCCGGACGCGCCGCCGCACATCGTGCTGCTCGTCGACGGCTGGGACGGGCTCGTCGAGAGCACGGACGGCGCCGCTCAGACGGCGATGCTCGATCTGCTCTCCGGAGGACCAGCCGCCGGAATCACCGTGTGCCTGGCCGGGGACGAACGGATCCTCAAGTCCCGCCTGCTCGCCCGGCTCACCCACCGGCTGTGTCTGCGCCTGAACAACCCGACCGACGCGACGCTCCTCGGCCTGCAGGTCCGCAACCTGCCGGAAGACCTACCGCCCGGACGCGCCCTGTGGGCCGACGACGGCGAACAGGTGCAGGTGCCCCTGCTCACGACGGATCCATCCGGCCCGGCCCAAGCCGCCGCACTGGCCGACGTCGCGGCCCGGCTACGAGCCGGCGCCGAGCAGCCGGACCCCACCCGTGCGCCGATGCGACTGGACCGGCTGCCGGAGCAGATCACACTTGCCGAAGCCACCCGCCTCGGGACCCAGCCCACGACCGGACCGCACGTCTTGCTCGGGGTGAGCGGCGACCGGCTGAGCCCGGTCTGGGCGAGCCTCGACAGCGGCCCGGTACTGATCGCAGGGCCGGCCGGATCCGGCCGCAGCACCGCCGCCGCTGCCGTCGCCGCGTCCGCCGCAGCGAGCGGGCTCCGCGTCCTGCTCGGGGTCCACCGCCGGATGGCGGCACACGAGCGCGCGGCCGTGGCCGGGGTGACGGTCGTGGCCGCAGGCGAGGTCGCGAGCTCCTTGGAGGATTCGGCCGTCGACCTCGTCGTGCTCGACGACGTCGACCGCTTCCCGGTGGACGAGGACCTGGCCGAGCGCCTCACCAAGCCGGATGGACCCTCTCTCGCGGTCGCAGGGCTGCTCGACTCGTTCGGGTTCGGAGCGTCCGGTCTGCTGAAGTTCGCGCGGACGCGGCCGGGTTCGGTCGTGCTCCTCTGCCCGCCCAACCACCTCGTCGCGGCGAATGTCGGGGTGACGCTGGAGCGCGGGATGGGGTTCAGTGGGCCGCCGGGACGGGCGTACCTGGTCGCCGAAGGAAAAATGATGCTGGGTCAGGTGCCCGTAATCGAGTGATGTTTGCGTCGTCGCCGCGGTTCTGCCTTGCTATTCGAGGAACTCCGGACGCGCTGCTCACCAGCATGGGCGAGCAGCTCCGCGCGGGATTCGGGATGGTCGCCGTAGTACCGCAGTGCGTGACCAGTAGTCACTCGCCCCGGGCACTCACATAGGCGAGACCGTCCTCGAGACTCACGTATACATTGCTCACCCAGTCGGAGGGCCCGAATCCCGACTCGAGTTCGATGCTGGTCGACCAGGTGCTGCCGCGTTCCATGAATGGGGCCAGCGAGGCGGGCGGCTGCGGAGGGGTCGGCGCACGCGTGAAGTCGTACCTGCTCCGCAGTTGTACGGCATCATCCGGGTCGAGCGTGACAACTGCCTCGATGAAGTAGGACGAAGGCCCCGGAATCTGGTCGCTGCCCATGCGACCACCCACCCAGTGGGTGTTCACGAATGAGCCGAGCTGCGGGAAGCGGTCCGCGATCGGCTTGTGGTCGGTGCGGACCTCTGCGGTTTCGATCGCGATGGTCATATCGGATCCCGTCGTGTTGTCGGACTGGCACCCGGTGGCCGTGATTGCTAGTGCCAGAACGATGCCGAGTCTGATGATCTTCTGCAATCGGGTCACTGGCTACTGCCCCTTCCGTCAACGCGGTCCTCGCCCGCCGGCTCGCGATCGACATCCCCACCTCCCACCACCGGAGGTTGATCACTGCCCAGCTCCCAGGTCACAGTCCTGGTGACCGAGCCGCTAACGTCGAACGACTTTGCCCATCCCAGTTCGGCGAATCGACCGTTCTCTTCGTCCGGAGTCCCCGTCGCGATGTCCTCCTCGCCACGATCGAAGTTGTACCGATCCTCAGCATGGATAGTGACTTCCATCGTGACGGTGTTGCCTTCGATCCGAACGTCTCCGCTGCCCCAGACCGTGTGTCCGCCGAGAGTCTTCTGCCAGTCTCCGTCTCCGGGCAGTAGCGGACCAGTACCGCATCGCCGCTGATGTAGTTTGCGCGGACTCGGCCGGGGTCGGTGGTGCTGCTCTGCCCGCCCAACCACCTCGTCGCAGCGAGCGTCGGGGTGACGCTGGGGCGGACGAATGGGTTCAGCGGTTCGCCGGGACGGGCGTACCTGGTGGCGAACGTACCGGTGATGCTTTGCCAGGTGCCAGACGTCGGGTGACACATTCCCGGACAGATTCGACGGTGGGGTCGAGCGGCGGATGTGTGCTCACTGCTCACCATCCCGCCGCCGAAACTCAACGGGGATCTCGACGTCGAGCAGTAAGAGCTCGAAGTTGGTCTCCGTCCTGATCTTCTCCAGGTTCACCGTCGGCATCACTGCCCAGGGCTGCTTGTCTCCACAGCAGCTCACAAGGCGATCTAGAGCCGAGTACACCAGGAGCGCCAACCGACCGTCCAGCGTCGGGCGTAGATCGACGGTCAGGCTGTCATCGCCCGCGGCCAGAAGTGAGCACGGCACATAAACCACGGGTGGAAAGCATACGGTTTCAGCAGACTGACTCATTATGAATCCTCCGAACCAAACTCAGGATATGCCTTGCTAGCCGAGGACGTTTCCGCCTCGGATGCGCCGTTCTCCAGCCGGAGTGAGCAGCTCTGCTCGAGCGTCAGGGTGCGCGAAATAATATCCCAGCGCGTAGTACACGAGTACTGGGTCGACGGCAAGCAAGCGGCAGCGCACCATGAGGTACGGAAGCAGCCTGAACTCCAGGGTCTTCCCTATCCAATGTGTCCGCCGGACATGAGTTCCCTGAGCAGGGAACGCATTCACTGCAATGAACGACCCAGCGGAGAGTTCCACTGCAGACACTTCGAATACCGCACTCCACGGTACATAATGCTCGAATATGTGACTTCGGTGATATATTCCGGTCGGAGTGAGCGCCAGGTATCCCCTCGCGATACGCCCACTAGCGAACTCGATGAACAGCCAAAGACAGAAGAGAGCACCTGCGGCGGCAACGACTCCGGAGAATGCATCGGAGCGAGGCAGGTATGAGGGCATTTCCCAGCTCAGCAACCAACCCGCTGCATGCGCAGCCATGAAGGCGAAGCCCATGAACATGATCACCGCGAGTCCGCAGTGCGGCCACGCCGAGAATTTTATCTTGATACCGTCATACTCGGCGCCGCTTCGCTCCAATGCGACCGATCCACGCGACGTACGTTGCCTCAGCAACCACATCGATGAAGACAGCGCCGTGATCGCACCGAAGAATACCGCGACAGCAAGCAAGAACGCCGCCCGCCCAAACTCACCCGAGCACGACGCCAGAACGCCGAGTCCGGCGGAGCCCAGCGCGATCAACCCCAGGAACAAGTCTGCCAGCACCGTTCGTACCTTCAGTCGTGGCGTGGACCACTCCGCCGGCCAGGGTAACCCGCCACCCGTGACTGCCTTTCTCACGATGGCCCTCCTTCAAGGCTCCTCACGACCCGCCCCACCCCAACAGAGCGAGGACTAGAAAATCACATCCCAGGCCTTCGTCATGCCGTCCAGCATCGCCTTGCCGGTGTCCCTGATTGCATTCTCAACCGGCCTAGTTCCGTTCTCGATGCTATCCCTCAAGCCCTTCGGCAGCTGATCGTATCCCCAATCAGCAATGGCACTGACCGCGAGACCGGCGCCCCAGCCGAGTACCGCACCGGCCGCCGTCCCTACAGGGCCGCCCGCGAAGGTTCCGATCAAGGCTCCGATCCGAGCTCCGGTCAGGCCCGCGGCGACAGTTCCTCCGACGCCGGACACCGCAGCTTTGACGAGCGACTTGCCTTGAAAGACATCGTATGCGACACCCACACCACTGATACCCAGCCCGGCGAGCCCGATCTTGGCGCTAACTCGTCGCCCCACGCGGTCTGCCTCACGCTTCAGTTCATCGGCCTCCATGAACTTTCGCTGCGCTTCGGCATTGTGAAAGGCGCGCTCCGCTGGCCCACCGGGCGAGTTGAGGTATCGCTGGTTGGCTCGATCGGACTCGAGCATGAGCCGCCTTGATTCCTCCGTGAGCGCACTCACATGTTTGGCAGCAAGCCCGCCAGCGACGGCACCACCTTGCTGCGGCCGTATCCCGCTGGCCCGCTGCCTCGTCGGCCTTCTGCCGTGCTGCTCGGAGAGCCCGCTCGGCCTGGTCGATCGCAGCACCGGCCGCGCTCGCACGCCCGATGGAATCGCCGCGGCGTTGGTCAGCATCCTGGGCAGCGACGGGGTCCAGCCGGAGGCGGGCTTCGTCGGCAGCGGCGGCGTGACGTGCTGCGTCCGCCTCTGCGGAGTCGCGATCGGCGGTTGCCTGGTCGCGGTCACCGGTCGCGGTGTTCGCCTCGGCCGCGGCTGCTCGTGCGGCGTCCTGGGCGGCGGCGAGCTCGGTTGCGTAGGTGGCCAGCGCCTGACTCGCCGCCCCATAGGAGGCGGCGAGCCTGGTCAGGTCCGGCCCGGTCTCGGCCAGCAGCGCGGCGAAGCCATCGGCCGCCTGGCCGCGCCACATCTGTGGCCCGACCCCGGTCTCGATCGCGCGTAGCCGCGACTCGATCTCCCGGGCCCGGGTCTCCACCGTTGCCAGCTGCGCCGAGACGCGACGGACCTGTTCCGGGTCGCCAGGTATCGGGGTGATCAGTGGGGTCGGTGTGGTCATGCCTGCTCCCTGATTGCAGCAGAGGCATCGAGGTCCGCACCGTCCACAGCCGCGGACGCTACGGGCCGGAGCCCTCTCCGCGGGCCCGAATGGAAGAAATTGGCTGCCCGGTTCATCGCGACTCCGAGGCCACCGGCGCAGCTGCTACCGGTGCCGCGTTCTGGATCGCGTTCTCCGCACCGGTGTAGGCCTCCGCCGCGCCCTCGGCCAGCACCCGGCACTGGCCGACGTTCTCGGTGATGCGGGCGCGACCGTCGTTCCAGAAGACCGCGAACCCGTCCACCGCGCCGGCCACGTCCGCGCCCAGCGCGCCCGGGTCCGCGCCCGCTCCCTGAGCGGGGAGATCACCGAGTTCCGCCTCGAGGGTCTGGAGCTCGTTGCGGAGCCGGCCGAGCTCTTCGATGTCGACGAAGAACTCGACCGGCCCACCACCGCCTGCCATGGTCGGTCACCTGATCCAGGATCAGCGGCCGGCCGCGGCGCGCAGCGATTCCTCGGTCTCCTCGTACGTGCGCGCGGCCTCGTCGAGGAAGATCCCCATCCCGTCCATGGCCTGCTGCACCTGGGTGGCGCCGGCCTGCCACTCCTGCCAGCGGGTCTGGAACGCCGCCGATGCCGCGCCCTCCCAGGTCGAGGCCAGCGTCTGGATCTGGCCGGTCAGCCGGCCGAGGATGTCGTTGACCTCCGCGGCACCGGCCTTCACCGTGCTCGCCTGCTGCCGCAGCTCCTCCGACTGAACACCGATACGAGCCATCTCACGTCCTCC encodes:
- a CDS encoding DUF6529 family protein, which encodes MTLPEPDLTRPRASARQAQGAPPPVAVQWVRLVVPVAVGTSVAVVLGVYGRLHTPANLSLAMPWFTGTLYVKAWLTTLAFVLALVQIFTALVLEGRIRLHLPGLPAVHRWSGRFAVLLTVPVAVHCLYSLGYRFDDARVLVHSLVGCLLYGAFVTKMLLLVRWGLPRWVIPTAGGILFTTFVALWLTSSLWVFTTAGFHL
- a CDS encoding serine/threonine-protein kinase, which gives rise to MRTAGPAETPRLSGLVDLSPIGAGGFADVYRARQAHLGRWVALKVFRVALHDPAVTDQFRAECQAVSRLDDHLHVIRVYDAGLLPDGRPYLVTELCDSSLQELVVRRGGALPEPEAAELGYRIAIALLAAHAAQVIHGDVTPQNVLIRPSGAPVLADFGLAVLRDYRGNTATGFNPAYAAPEALGHAGRIDERTDVYGLGATLYAMLTGRAPFALRWGESDAERIRRVLEEPVSWPAGISVSERVNRLVSAMLAKDPAERPGLSVIADELAQLGDDLAQTHALPAVAAGPVVDPGADELTVPAPGPPPTPTVTPTAAPGHHRRSRGPLVIGAAVAAALIVVGGVLISTIGASRTNDSPLPATSPSGVPAINLAPPDPLGALATRLSWSGTPGLTYTVVVTRQGEGPRDEPAGDATTLTVATEPAAAYCFRVRGTDGRQVVESNVQRLRDAMC
- a CDS encoding FtsK/SpoIIIE domain-containing protein, which translates into the protein MRLTVEDDATGVRSDVHVDCAPSDRIGDVLGMVSAVLPVRGTPVVDGAPLPLDNAVAGSPLREGSVLHYGRTPQLSPVRSAPPLVLRVVSGVAAGTELPLVPGQVVIVGRAASCQLVLDDPDVSRQHAQLVVGRNRVTLADLGSRNGVQLDGRTVAGAADVDGKVIQIGGNRLVVEAFRDRAAVVGRGDSGEVLLNRTPRSRPVRFEPPTVAMPAHPVDDDDRGFPVLPALLPLVAAVVMALVLRNAIFLLFGLLSPLMLIGSWWTERRRRQRRGLRNEESYRSKLTSAMLRIEAATDDEDADLRAGWPDPATTVRTAITPRRELWERQPADDDWLAIRLGRADRPAAVKITGEPPDGWSPPMLRLAPLGVSLVDQPMLGIAGPSGWLDAQLAWVVTQLAVHHSPDELRLAIVAPDADEEQLGWLRWLPHLRADDGSVRAGWDPAGAEQTIKFLGDELQRRSAERARGSSSDRSTRPDLVVVLAGTADLRRRPQLTNLLNRGPAAGLRFVCVETDERRLPDGARSRLVATGRDVVLRIDRGESRTVVPDEIAPTIAELVARSLAPIRRVGDAPGQDIPASVRLIALAGEPAIDEIRAAWGLSHDQTEVVIGADADGPVLVDIARDGPHALVAGISGSGKSDFLRTLIAGLARANPPTGLNFLFLDYKGGATFKDLDSLPHVVGSVTNLNTRLAARALSSLRAELNRRQAQLAAAGAEDLADYRRRAAADPGLPPFPRLVVVADELAELKEQLQSLVDGLVNVARVGRSLGVHLILATQKAAGVVDGQIRANTDLRVCLRVKETGDSQDVIDTPEAAYLPSAYPGRALLVRGSGPAQLLQTARVTAPRRSASGTVRRAVAMRWFDVAAPPPPADGATDELTTDLNVLVDAVRAAAHAEGLAPPYRPWLPPLPTTLALDTLPPTRFAIPLGLWDRPQDQRQDVLEVPLGSGHLAIVGSGRSGRTTALRAVAVGLARAAGPAELHLHVVDGFGGLAGLDALPHTGVVVGPDDAERLERLLTRLAATMRDRRRDLSRLGATSVAELWSRNAPDAPPHIVLLVDGWDGLVESTDGAAQTAMLDLLSGGPAAGITVCLAGDERILKSRLLARLTHRLCLRLNNPTDATLLGLQVRNLPEDLPPGRALWADDGEQVQVPLLTTDPSGPAQAAALADVAARLRAGAEQPDPTRAPMRLDRLPEQITLAEATRLGTQPTTGPHVLLGVSGDRLSPVWASLDSGPVLIAGPAGSGRSTAAAAVAASAAASGLRVLLGVHRRMAAHERAAVAGVTVVAAGEVASSLEDSAVDLVVLDDVDRFPVDEDLAERLTKPDGPSLAVAGLLDSFGFGASGLLKFARTRPGSVVLLCPPNHLVAANVGVTLERGMGFSGPPGRAYLVAEGKMMLGQVPVIE
- a CDS encoding SAV_915 family protein; this translates as MVYVPCSLLAAGDDSLTVDLRPTLDGRLALLVYSALDRLVSCCGDKQPWAVMPTVNLEKIRTETNFELLLLDVEIPVEFRRRDGEQ
- a CDS encoding WXG100 family type VII secretion target is translated as MARIGVQSEELRQQASTVKAGAAEVNDILGRLTGQIQTLASTWEGAASAAFQTRWQEWQAGATQVQQAMDGMGIFLDEAARTYEETEESLRAAAGR